One segment of Anopheles stephensi strain Indian chromosome 3, UCI_ANSTEP_V1.0, whole genome shotgun sequence DNA contains the following:
- the LOC118509955 gene encoding DENN domain-containing protein 1C-like isoform X4 → MNSRIKEDVSRLFEFWCEIAPGTADDSAPGHIVESFPESFKDAKVTADIPAFAFPCAFESRTIQVHSFVLTNIDSKWRFGFCRHDPKSPTAMVIITYLPWHDTFMRFLNVLADIRKNRPNEFASFLAESYNKGVPEPGACLKLHYDRASQTFLFQRPQQFQLPSIPENHNLNQYYNFVEPKFMIGIFAAMLAERRIIFVSRRLDILSSCVQAANAFLYPMVWQHIFIPVLPMQMKDILAAPMPFLIGVPEAVYETLRREEIGDVVILNCDTRTLETPFDDVKSMPQELVSSLKKQLSNQADHRGDRVSKIFLGILVQLIGGYRDAVKFNDKITFDPETFIESRPSHLRPFLDKMLDLQIFQQFIEERLDMLNTGQGFSDEFEVEYFRYAEKSGRKTKQYKDLLKNFKDKTNPAVRSAVKSVKEGGKGMKTAYKGLRSKFRETTPPKTKLDSSSSLHLHHQYDVGGHHQSAPNSPVFNKRPQTIALPDDVYHTHNPHQMLTPSSTSLHNSPHILLGSHHHHHMHQSLPQSNGVGAGGGSAGNSSSAGYHSSASAAMTRSGSSAAGSTSHMNNNHSYANSTNNNNMTSSSASDIRSPTLSPTSSNSSSEMNLWQEMQHHLTLFKSPAVNRNSQNGDTPDFPASGAGSATPPVNDESLDLITLDTTNSSFELEDFDPLNERARPIGTGGLSGSSHATPSSALTAPSYAAGSSLANASGVTMPTASFPSTSLSVNNPVYPYFTPLYQQNVASSHPHPQHQHHNQHRALPGTGSDGQSQRPFSSGGESTNCSSTGAGTGASPRASSVSDDFELLRNYGLDKFSLLDGGSTKSTALHMNGSTGKPDQQPSTTNPLHNAQVPNGRPLGCNGSKYPTMNGSNGQPKSTFSNWTTFD, encoded by the exons ATGAACTCCCGAATAAA GGAGGATGTCAGCCGACTGTTTGAGTTCTGGTGTGAAATTGCCCCGGGTACGGCAGACGACTCTGCGCCGGGACACATCGTGGAAAGCTTCCCGGAGTCGTTCAAGGATGCGAAGGTTACCGCCGACATTCCTGCGTTTGCGTTTCCGTGTGCGTTTGAAAG CCGCACAATTCAGGTGCACTCGTTCGTGCTGACCAACATCGACTCCAAATGGCGGTTCGGGTTCTGCCGGCACGATCCAAAATCACCCACCGCGATGGTGATTATCACGTACCTTCCGTGGCACGATACGTTCATGCGCTTCCTGAACGTGTTGGCCGACATCCGGAAAAACCGACCGAACGAGTTTGCCTCGTTTCTGGCGGAATCGTACAACAAAGGTGTACCGGAGCCGGGGGCCTGCCTGAAGCTGCACTACGACCGCGCCTCCCAAACGTTCCTGTTCCAAAGACCTCAACAGTTCCAGCTTCCCAGTATTCCGGAGAAC CACAATCTCAATCAATACTACAACTTTGTGGAACCAAAGTTCATGATAGGCATATTTGCCGCTATGCTGGCAGAGCGGCGCATCATATTTGTTTCGCGACGGCTGGACATCCTCTCGTCGTGCGTGCAGGCGGCCAACGCGTTCCTCTATCCGATGGTATGGCAGCACATCTTCATACCGGTGCTGCCGATGCAGATGAAGGACATACTGGCCGCCCCGATGCCGTTCCTGATCGGCGTGCCGGAAGCGGTGTACGAGACGTTGCGGCGGGAGGAGATTGGTGACGTCGTTATACTGAACTGTGATACGCGAACGCTGGAAACACCGTTCGACGATGTGAAAAGTATGCCCCAGGAGTTGGTTAGCTCGCTCAAGAAACAGCTCTCCAACCAGGCCGATCATCGGGGCGATCGGGTTTCAAAGATATTTCTAG GTATTCTAGTGCAATTAATCGGTGGATATCGGGATGCGGTAAAGTTTAACGATAAAATTACCTTCGATCCGGAAACGTTCATCGAGTCGCGACCATCGCATTTACGACCGTTTTTGGACAAAATGCTCGATTTGCAAATTTTCCAACAG TTTATCGAAGAACGGTTGGATATGCTTAATACCGGGCAGGGATTTTCGGACGAGTTCGAGGTGGAGTATTTCCGGTACGCGGAAAAGTCGGGCCGAAAGACGAAACAGTACAAGGATCTGCTGAAAAACTTCAAGGATAAG ACTAATCCAGCTGTACGTTCGGCGGTCAAATCG GTCAAGGAAGGTGGGAAAGGTATGAAGACTGCTTACAAAGGCTTACGGTCAAAGTTTCGCGAAACGACCCCACCGAAAACCAAGCTCGACAGTAGCAGTAGCTTGCATCTGCACCACCAGTACGACGTCGGCGGCCATCACCAGTCGGCGCCCAACTCGCCCGTCTTTAACAAGCGACCGCAAACGATCGCCCTGCCGGACGATGTGTACCACACGCACAACCCGCACCAAATGCTTACACCCTCGTCAACCTCGCTCCACAACTCACCACATATCCTGCTGGGcagccaccatcatcaccatatGCATCAGTCACTTCCGCAAAGCAATGGTGTCGGAGCCGGTGGGGGCAGCGCCGGCAACAGTAGCAGTGCCGGGTATCATAGCTCGGCCTCGGCCGCGATGACGCGCAGCGGTAGCAGTGCTGCGGGCAGCACAAGCCACATGAACAACAATCACAGCTACGccaacagcaccaacaacaacaacatgacCAGCAGCAGTGCGAGCGACATTCGCAGCCCAACGCTTAGCCCCACCAGCTCGAACTCGTCGTCCGAGATGAACCTGTGGCAGGAGATGCAGCACCATCTGACGCTGTTTAAATCGCCCGCCGTTAATCGAAAT TCTCAAAACGGTGACACACCCGATTTCCCTGCGTCCGGAGCTGGAAGCGCAACGCCGCCGGTGAACGATGAATCCCTCGATCTAATCACACTGGACACCACCAACTCGAGCTTCGAGCTGGAGGACTTTGATCCGCTCAATGAACGGGCCAGACCAATCGGTACCGGTGGTCTGTCCGGCTCATCGCATGCGACTCCCAGCTCAGCACTAACAGCCCCCAGCTATGCGGCTGGCAGTAGCTTGGCAAACGCGTCTGGCGTGACGATGCCCACCGCATCCTTTCCCTCGACCAGCCTGAGCGTTAATAATCCGGTCTATCCTTACTTTACACCGCTTTACCAACAAAACGTCGCGTCTTCGCACCCCCATCCTCAACACCAACATCACAACCAACATCGGGCACTGCCAGGCACGGGAAGCGATGGACAATCACAGCGTCCGTTCAGTAGTGGCGGTGAGAGCACCAACTGCTCGTCCACTGGTGCTGGTACTGGTGCCAGTCCGCGGGCAAGCAGCGTCTCGGATGATTTCGAACTGCTGCGAAACTATGGTTTAGATAAATTCTCACTGCTGGACGGTGGTAGCACAAAGTCAACCGCACTGCACATGAACGGGAGCACTGGCAAGCCCGACCAGCAGCCGAGTACGACCAATCCTCTTCATAATGCGCAGGTTCCGAATGGCCGTCCGCTGGGATGCAACGGCAGCAAGTACCCGACGATGAACGGGAGCAACGGTCAGCCGAAATCTACATTCAGCAACTGGACGACTTTCGATTGA
- the LOC118509955 gene encoding DENN domain-containing protein 1B-like isoform X5: MNSRIKEDVSRLFEFWCEIAPGTADDSAPGHIVESFPESFKDAKVTADIPAFAFPCAFESRTIQVHSFVLTNIDSKWRFGFCRHDPKSPTAMVIITYLPWHDTFMRFLNVLADIRKNRPNEFASFLAESYNKGVPEPGACLKLHYDRASQTFLFQRPQQFQLPSIPENHNLNQYYNFVEPKFMIGIFAAMLAERRIIFVSRRLDILSSCVQAANAFLYPMVWQHIFIPVLPMQMKDILAAPMPFLIGVPEAVYETLRREEIGDVVILNCDTRTLETPFDDVKSMPQELVSSLKKQLSNQADHRGDRVSKIFLGILVQLIGGYRDAVKFNDKITFDPETFIESRPSHLRPFLDKMLDLQIFQQFIEERLDMLNTGQGFSDEFEVEYFRYAEKSGRKTKQYKDLLKNFKDKVKEGGKGMKTAYKGLRSKFRETTPPKTKLDSSSSLHLHHQYDVGGHHQSAPNSPVFNKRPQTIALPDDVYHTHNPHQMLTPSSTSLHNSPHILLGSHHHHHMHQSLPQSNGVGAGGGSAGNSSSAGYHSSASAAMTRSGSSAAGSTSHMNNNHSYANSTNNNNMTSSSASDIRSPTLSPTSSNSSSEMNLWQEMQHHLTLFKSPAVNRNSQNGDTPDFPASGAGSATPPVNDESLDLITLDTTNSSFELEDFDPLNERARPIGTGGLSGSSHATPSSALTAPSYAAGSSLANASGVTMPTASFPSTSLSVNNPVYPYFTPLYQQNVASSHPHPQHQHHNQHRALPGTGSDGQSQRPFSSGGESTNCSSTGAGTGASPRASSVSDDFELLRNYGLDKFSLLDGGSTKSTALHMNGSTGKPDQQPSTTNPLHNAQVPNGRPLGCNGSKYPTMNGSNGQPKSTFSNWTTFD, encoded by the exons ATGAACTCCCGAATAAA GGAGGATGTCAGCCGACTGTTTGAGTTCTGGTGTGAAATTGCCCCGGGTACGGCAGACGACTCTGCGCCGGGACACATCGTGGAAAGCTTCCCGGAGTCGTTCAAGGATGCGAAGGTTACCGCCGACATTCCTGCGTTTGCGTTTCCGTGTGCGTTTGAAAG CCGCACAATTCAGGTGCACTCGTTCGTGCTGACCAACATCGACTCCAAATGGCGGTTCGGGTTCTGCCGGCACGATCCAAAATCACCCACCGCGATGGTGATTATCACGTACCTTCCGTGGCACGATACGTTCATGCGCTTCCTGAACGTGTTGGCCGACATCCGGAAAAACCGACCGAACGAGTTTGCCTCGTTTCTGGCGGAATCGTACAACAAAGGTGTACCGGAGCCGGGGGCCTGCCTGAAGCTGCACTACGACCGCGCCTCCCAAACGTTCCTGTTCCAAAGACCTCAACAGTTCCAGCTTCCCAGTATTCCGGAGAAC CACAATCTCAATCAATACTACAACTTTGTGGAACCAAAGTTCATGATAGGCATATTTGCCGCTATGCTGGCAGAGCGGCGCATCATATTTGTTTCGCGACGGCTGGACATCCTCTCGTCGTGCGTGCAGGCGGCCAACGCGTTCCTCTATCCGATGGTATGGCAGCACATCTTCATACCGGTGCTGCCGATGCAGATGAAGGACATACTGGCCGCCCCGATGCCGTTCCTGATCGGCGTGCCGGAAGCGGTGTACGAGACGTTGCGGCGGGAGGAGATTGGTGACGTCGTTATACTGAACTGTGATACGCGAACGCTGGAAACACCGTTCGACGATGTGAAAAGTATGCCCCAGGAGTTGGTTAGCTCGCTCAAGAAACAGCTCTCCAACCAGGCCGATCATCGGGGCGATCGGGTTTCAAAGATATTTCTAG GTATTCTAGTGCAATTAATCGGTGGATATCGGGATGCGGTAAAGTTTAACGATAAAATTACCTTCGATCCGGAAACGTTCATCGAGTCGCGACCATCGCATTTACGACCGTTTTTGGACAAAATGCTCGATTTGCAAATTTTCCAACAG TTTATCGAAGAACGGTTGGATATGCTTAATACCGGGCAGGGATTTTCGGACGAGTTCGAGGTGGAGTATTTCCGGTACGCGGAAAAGTCGGGCCGAAAGACGAAACAGTACAAGGATCTGCTGAAAAACTTCAAGGATAAG GTCAAGGAAGGTGGGAAAGGTATGAAGACTGCTTACAAAGGCTTACGGTCAAAGTTTCGCGAAACGACCCCACCGAAAACCAAGCTCGACAGTAGCAGTAGCTTGCATCTGCACCACCAGTACGACGTCGGCGGCCATCACCAGTCGGCGCCCAACTCGCCCGTCTTTAACAAGCGACCGCAAACGATCGCCCTGCCGGACGATGTGTACCACACGCACAACCCGCACCAAATGCTTACACCCTCGTCAACCTCGCTCCACAACTCACCACATATCCTGCTGGGcagccaccatcatcaccatatGCATCAGTCACTTCCGCAAAGCAATGGTGTCGGAGCCGGTGGGGGCAGCGCCGGCAACAGTAGCAGTGCCGGGTATCATAGCTCGGCCTCGGCCGCGATGACGCGCAGCGGTAGCAGTGCTGCGGGCAGCACAAGCCACATGAACAACAATCACAGCTACGccaacagcaccaacaacaacaacatgacCAGCAGCAGTGCGAGCGACATTCGCAGCCCAACGCTTAGCCCCACCAGCTCGAACTCGTCGTCCGAGATGAACCTGTGGCAGGAGATGCAGCACCATCTGACGCTGTTTAAATCGCCCGCCGTTAATCGAAAT TCTCAAAACGGTGACACACCCGATTTCCCTGCGTCCGGAGCTGGAAGCGCAACGCCGCCGGTGAACGATGAATCCCTCGATCTAATCACACTGGACACCACCAACTCGAGCTTCGAGCTGGAGGACTTTGATCCGCTCAATGAACGGGCCAGACCAATCGGTACCGGTGGTCTGTCCGGCTCATCGCATGCGACTCCCAGCTCAGCACTAACAGCCCCCAGCTATGCGGCTGGCAGTAGCTTGGCAAACGCGTCTGGCGTGACGATGCCCACCGCATCCTTTCCCTCGACCAGCCTGAGCGTTAATAATCCGGTCTATCCTTACTTTACACCGCTTTACCAACAAAACGTCGCGTCTTCGCACCCCCATCCTCAACACCAACATCACAACCAACATCGGGCACTGCCAGGCACGGGAAGCGATGGACAATCACAGCGTCCGTTCAGTAGTGGCGGTGAGAGCACCAACTGCTCGTCCACTGGTGCTGGTACTGGTGCCAGTCCGCGGGCAAGCAGCGTCTCGGATGATTTCGAACTGCTGCGAAACTATGGTTTAGATAAATTCTCACTGCTGGACGGTGGTAGCACAAAGTCAACCGCACTGCACATGAACGGGAGCACTGGCAAGCCCGACCAGCAGCCGAGTACGACCAATCCTCTTCATAATGCGCAGGTTCCGAATGGCCGTCCGCTGGGATGCAACGGCAGCAAGTACCCGACGATGAACGGGAGCAACGGTCAGCCGAAATCTACATTCAGCAACTGGACGACTTTCGATTGA